A stretch of DNA from Aminivibrio pyruvatiphilus:
GTGGGCATCCGTCTCCGCCACAGGGCAGGGGGCTGTTTCCAGAAGATCTGCTTTCCAGCTCCGCTTTTCCGGGTAGGGGTCGAAATCAGTCACGATGAAAGAGGCATTCATGGAATGGGCCCGATTTCCCACTGAAAGGCCGGGTTTCCCGGCGAGAATCTCCAGGGGAATGTTCTTTGCGGCAAGGGACCGGGCAAGCAGCCGGAGCCCTTCAGCCAGAAAGCCGTAGTGCCGGAAAGAGGCACCCGAAAATGAAGGAGCGAGGCAGAAAAGCACCCGCAGAGGGCGGGAGAGAGCTTTCGCGGTATGGAAGGCAGCCAGAAGAGCCCAGTTATCCGCGGCCCTCTGGTCCCGGGACATCCAGTAGAGCACCGGGCCGCTTCCGGAAGGTCCGTCTTTCAGGAGGCGGGTTCGCCTGAGAGTATCGGGGGGCAGTGAGGAAAGGGGCATGCTGTTGTATACATTCCTTTCTATTTCCCGGGAAATAGGATATGAAAAGAAGGGCCTGCCGGAGGCAGGCCCTTTGACTATTCTACGATTTCCACCAGTTCGACCTGGAAGGTGAGCTCTTTTCCCGCGAGGCGGTGGTTTGCGTCAAGCTCGACGGAATCTTCTCCCACCGAGGCCACCGTTACGCTCATGGGGCTTCCTCCCCGGGTCATCATCTGGAGACTGTCACCCACGGAAGGCTCGTAATTTTTTGGCATAACGTCCCGGGATACGGTGAAGACCATGTCGTCCCTCTTCGACCCGTAGGCCTGGTCCGGGGGCAGGACAAGGGTCCGCTCTTCTCCCACCTTCATCCCGACGACGCCGCTGTCGAATCCGGGGATCATCTGCCCGGCCCCCACAGTGAACTCCAGGGGGGGCCTCCCCCTGGACGAGTCGAACACTTCGCCGTCGGAGAGGGTTCCCGTGTAATGGACCCGTATCTTTTTTCCCTTTTCTGCGATCATGTACTGCTCCTTTCTCCGCCTCTCTGACGGAAGGAAATTCTCCGGCCGTTCGGCCTGGAAAAGAGTTCCTGTATTGTATGTGTTCGGCTCCCCCGTGGCAAGGCAGGAATTCCTCATGGTCCGGCGGTTTGA
This window harbors:
- a CDS encoding FKBP-type peptidyl-prolyl cis-trans isomerase, coding for MIAEKGKKIRVHYTGTLSDGEVFDSSRGRPPLEFTVGAGQMIPGFDSGVVGMKVGEERTLVLPPDQAYGSKRDDMVFTVSRDVMPKNYEPSVGDSLQMMTRGGSPMSVTVASVGEDSVELDANHRLAGKELTFQVELVEIVE